The following coding sequences are from one Triticum aestivum cultivar Chinese Spring chromosome 5A, IWGSC CS RefSeq v2.1, whole genome shotgun sequence window:
- the LOC123103063 gene encoding uncharacterized protein produces the protein MVRACMRPAASASSGPRVLVLGGTGRVGGSMATALSQLRPDLNILIGGRNREKGMSLVSKLGERSEFIHVDIRNTSRLKAVLEGVDLVVHAAGPFQRDDKCTVLQAAIFTKTRYTDICDGVDYSWRAKSFHEQARASGVPALITAGISPGVSNVMAAELVRTAKGESGGEPETLRFFYYIAGTGGAGPTTLGTSLLLLGEDVIAYDKGSEIKLKPYSGARNIDFGKGIGKKYVYLMNLPEVKSTHKNLGLPTVRARFGSDPFIWNWGMETFANFLPFVCVISQINYYLRPGLLVSLALWVKV, from the exons ATGGTGAGAGCATGCATGCGGCCTGCCGCCTCCGCGTCCTCGGGGCCCCGCGTGCTCGTGCTCGGCGGGACTGGCCGTGTCGGCGGCTCAATGGCCACCGCGCTCTCCCAGCTCCGGCCCGACCTCAACATCCTCATCGGCGGAAGGAACCG GGAGAAAGGGATGTCGCTGGTATCTAAGCTCGGAGAACGATCTGAGTTCATCCACGTTGATATTCGCAATACAAGCAGGCTGAAAGCCGTGTTGGAGG GTGTGGATTTGGTGGTTCATGCGGCTGGACCATTCCAGAGGGATGACAAATGCACAGTCCTGCAGGCAGCAATATTTACCAAG ACAAGGTACACTGATATCTGCGATGGAGTGGACTATTCATGGAGGGCAAAATCTTTCCATGAACAAGCAAGAGCTTCCGGCGTCCCAGCTCTCATAACTGCAGGGATATCTCCTGGAGTGAGCAATG TGATGGCAGCTGAGCTTGTACGTACTGCAAAAGGCGAGAGTGGTGGTGAACCAGAAACACTCAG ATTCTTCTATTACATTGCAGGTACAGGTGGTGCAGGTCCAACTACGTTGGGCACAAGCTTGTTACTTCTTGGGGAGGATGTAATTGCCTATGATAAAG GGAGCGAAATCAAACTAAAACCCTACAGTGGAGCTCGCAACATTGATTTTGGAAAAGGGATTGGGAAGAAATATGTTTACTTGAT GAACTTACCGGAGGTGAAGAGCACACACAAAAATTTAGGTCTGCCAACTGTTCGTGCTCGATTTGGTTCAGATCCTTTCATCTGGAATTGGGGAATGGAAACGTTCGCAAACTTCTTGCCTTTTGTATGTGTTATTTCTCAAATTAACTACTACCTCCGACCTGGTTTATTAGTCTCCCTCgcactttgggtcaaagtttga